In Aegilops tauschii subsp. strangulata cultivar AL8/78 chromosome 3, Aet v6.0, whole genome shotgun sequence, one genomic interval encodes:
- the LOC109742795 gene encoding uncharacterized protein, with product MGPAPGDSKRFSGVVPPAALVFLALVFVAGAIVTLHHKESLSILQVQPRELAANEESSFRSAPPVSDLRVASDDVAETPSVEQATPPVEQTTTPVEQTTPPVEQATTSVEQTTPPVEEAPDICENQCRPPGSEALPRGIVQDKSNFEFESLGGNPGRKGAAAGRPAKSLLAIPVGIKQKAVVDKLVSKFPAANFAVMLFHYDGAVDGWGDLPWSRRAVHVAAVDQTKWWFGKRFLHPDLVADYDYIFLWDEDIEVDGFDPMRYLRIVRKEGLEISQPALDHRSQIHHRLTARARRGGTVHRRFYKTAGGGRCYGNSTGPPCTGWVEMMVPVFSRAAWRCAWRMIQNDLVFAWGLDFKLGYCAQGDRSSNVGIVDSEYVLHRGIPTLGDGGGKGPAPKAKASSATSADRYAVRLRSYKELQIFNKRWNEAVAEDMCWTDPYPQPPTATPKG from the exons ATG GGTCCGGCGCCCGGCGACTCGAAGCGGTTCTCCGGCGTGGTGCCGCCGGCCGCGCTCGTCTTCCTGGCCCTGGTGTTCGTCGCCGGCGCCATCGTCACGCTCCATCACAAGGAG AGCCTGTCGATACTGCAGGTGCAGCCAAGAGAGCTGGCCGCTAACGAGGAGTCGTCGTTCAGGTCCGCGCCTCCGGTGAGCGATCTGCGCGTCGCCAGCGACGACGTGGCCGAGACGCCGTCGGTGGAACAGGCGACGCCACCGGTGGAGCAGACGACGACGCCGGTGGAGCAAACGACGCCGCCGGTGGAACAGGCGACGACGTCGGTTGAGCAAACGACGCCGCCGGTGGAAGAAGCCCCTGACATCTGCGAG AACCAGTGCAGGCCTCCGGGCAGCGAGGCGCTGCCGAGGGGCATCGTGCAGGACAAGTCCAACTTCGAGTTCGAGTCGCTGGGCGGCAACCCCGGGCGGAAGGgggccgccgccggccggccggcgAAGAGCCTCCTGGCGATCCCCGTCGGCATCAAGCAGAAGGCCGTCGTCGACAAGCTCGTCTCCAAG TTCCCGGCGGCGAACTTCGCGGTGATGCTGTTCCACTACGACGGCGCGGTGGACGGGTGGGGCGACCTGCCGTGGTCGCGCCGCGCGGTGCACGTGGCGGCCGTGGACCAGACCAAGTGGTGGTTCGGCAAGCGGTTCCTGCACCCGGACCTCGTCGCCGACTACGACTACATCTTCCTCTGGGACGAGGACATCGAGGTGGACGGCTTCGACCCCATGAGGTACCTCAGGATCGTCAGGAAGGAGGGGCTCGAGATCTCGCAGCCGGCGCTGGACCACCGGTCGCAGATCCACCACCGGCTCACGGCCCGCGCGCGCCGCGGCGGGACGGTGCACCGGCGGTTCTACAAGACGGCCGGCGGCGGGAGGTGCTACGGCAACAGCACGGGGCCGCCGTGCACGGGGTGGGTGGAGATGATGGTGCCGGTGTTCTCGCGCGCGGCGTGGCGGTGCGCGTGGCGGATGATCCAGAACGACCTCGTCTTCGCCTGGGGGCTCGACTTCAAGCTCGGGTACTGCGCGCAGGGCGACCGGAGCTCGAACGTCGGCATCGTCGACAGCGAGTACGTGCTCCACCGCGGCATCCCCACgctgggcgacggcggcggcaagGGGCCGGCGCCGAAGGCGAAGGCGTCGTCGGCGACGTCGGCGGACAGGTACGCGGTGCGGCTGCGATCGTATAAGGAGCTGCAGATATTCAACAAGAGGTGGAACGAGGCGGTGGCGGAGGACATGTGCTGGACGGACCCTTACCCGCAGCCGCCGACGGCGACGCCCAAGGGATGA